A section of the Burkholderiales bacterium genome encodes:
- a CDS encoding IS630 family transposase, translating into MANHARRIELTASDRAELERLQRSSAGPAGPSRRARAVLLLADETTGAEVARRTGYTSVQISRIRRRFVEDGLTGLIDRPRSGRPPQLTEAKRARIVALTLKAPPKGLTHWSTREIAERVGVSHATVHRIWQAHALQPHRVETFKFTTDPQAEAKIRDVVGLYLNPPTNAVVLSVDEKTQIQALERTQPLLPLRPNLPARQTHDYHRHGLTSLYAC; encoded by the coding sequence ATGGCCAATCATGCGCGGCGGATCGAATTGACGGCATCTGACAGAGCGGAACTGGAGCGCCTGCAGCGATCGTCGGCGGGCCCTGCCGGACCGAGTCGCCGGGCGCGAGCCGTATTGCTCTTGGCCGACGAAACAACGGGAGCCGAGGTGGCGCGGCGTACCGGCTACACGTCGGTGCAGATCAGCCGGATTCGCCGCCGCTTCGTCGAGGACGGGCTGACCGGATTGATTGACCGTCCGCGTTCGGGTCGCCCGCCGCAACTCACCGAGGCCAAGCGAGCGCGCATCGTCGCGCTGACGCTCAAGGCGCCACCCAAGGGTCTGACGCACTGGAGCACCCGGGAGATCGCCGAACGGGTCGGCGTTTCCCATGCCACGGTGCATCGAATCTGGCAAGCCCATGCGCTGCAGCCCCATCGGGTCGAAACCTTCAAGTTCACGACCGATCCGCAGGCCGAAGCCAAGATCCGCGATGTGGTTGGCCTCTACCTCAATCCGCCAACCAACGCCGTGGTGCTCAGCGTCGATGAGAAGACCCAGATCCAGGCGCTCGAGCGGACTCAGCCATTGCTGCCCTTGCGGCCCAATCTGCCGGCCCGGCAGACCCACGATTACCATCGCCACGGCCTCACCAGCCTCTACGCTTGTTGA
- a CDS encoding DUF4400 domain-containing protein, producing the protein MSSRNAAFHDGALAGVLLSPLKLLFSLALGLAALLLCAWILDWTFVFKVWPQGIERLRDLLAHDLEHGVALAARQGTGAGAITAPANALYSFVFEATGIHDMGTQFANGAALSIPDTVMRRSYVSHRESIEAAMVGTQLLGVRAAILARFAPLLLLLYVVGAADGFTQRAIRRACGGRESAGLYHRAKYLQVAVLGLGGVGLLLWPGPVNWELCVPLGAVLLGGLARVQWAYYKKHM; encoded by the coding sequence GTGTCGTCTAGGAACGCGGCGTTTCACGACGGGGCGCTGGCGGGCGTGCTGCTGAGTCCGCTGAAGCTGCTCTTCTCGCTGGCGCTGGGTTTGGCTGCGCTCCTGCTGTGCGCCTGGATTCTCGACTGGACGTTCGTGTTCAAGGTCTGGCCGCAGGGGATCGAGCGCCTGCGTGATCTGCTCGCGCACGACCTCGAGCACGGCGTTGCCCTTGCCGCCCGACAGGGTACCGGCGCCGGCGCCATCACCGCGCCGGCCAACGCGCTTTATTCGTTCGTGTTCGAAGCCACCGGCATCCACGACATGGGCACGCAGTTCGCCAACGGGGCGGCTCTGTCGATCCCGGACACGGTCATGCGGCGCAGCTACGTGTCGCACCGGGAGAGCATCGAGGCGGCGATGGTCGGAACCCAGCTGCTCGGGGTGCGCGCGGCGATCCTGGCGCGGTTCGCGCCGCTGCTCCTGCTCCTCTACGTCGTCGGCGCCGCCGACGGTTTCACCCAGCGAGCGATCCGCCGAGCTTGCGGGGGGCGCGAGTCGGCCGGCCTATACCACCGGGCCAAGTACCTGCAGGTGGCGGTGCTGGGACTGGGCGGCGTCGGCCTGCTGCTCTGGCCCGGGCCGGTGAATTGGGAGCTGTGCGTGCCGCTCGGCGCGGTCCTCTTGGGCGGGCTGGCCCGCGTGCAGTGGGCGTACTACAAGAAGCACATGTAG
- a CDS encoding HigA family addiction module antidote protein, whose product MARKLKPVSPGEMLAEEFLKPLGMSNYRLAKEIGVPAQRIGEIVGGKRAITADTDLRLCRFFGLSDGWWLRLQADYDTEVAKASLAKTLAKIRPWKEAAEQTADAH is encoded by the coding sequence ATGGCCAGGAAACTCAAGCCGGTGTCGCCCGGCGAGATGCTTGCCGAGGAGTTTCTCAAGCCCTTGGGCATGAGCAACTACCGTCTGGCAAAGGAGATCGGCGTGCCCGCGCAACGTATCGGCGAGATCGTCGGAGGCAAGCGCGCCATCACGGCCGACACCGATCTGCGGCTGTGCCGCTTCTTCGGCCTCTCCGATGGCTGGTGGCTGCGCCTGCAGGCCGACTACGATACCGAGGTCGCGAAGGCGAGCCTCGCGAAGACGCTCGCGAAGATCAGACCATGGAAGGAAGCCGCGGAGCAGACGGCGGATGCGCACTGA
- a CDS encoding transposase: MEKHPNVCFHFTPTGASWLNMVEAWFGILTRKSVRRGSFASVKDLVRHIGNYIAHWNEHPTPFVWTKSPAAIIRKAVRRGR; this comes from the coding sequence CTGGAGAAGCACCCTAACGTCTGCTTCCACTTCACCCCGACCGGGGCCTCCTGGCTCAACATGGTCGAGGCATGGTTCGGCATCCTGACCCGCAAGTCCGTACGCCGCGGCTCCTTCGCTTCCGTCAAGGACCTTGTCCGGCATATCGGCAACTACATCGCGCATTGGAATGAGCACCCGACACCATTCGTGTGGACAAAGTCCCCCGCGGCGATCATTCGCAAGGCCGTACGTCGTGGGCGTTAA
- a CDS encoding alcohol dehydrogenase catalytic domain-containing protein — translation MKATIMFGAKEVRVQNVPDATLVQPTDALVRVTRSCICGSDLWPYREPERNEAGQRIGHEAIGVVEAVGRDVHKVKVGDLVIMPFAYSDGTCEFCGEGLHTACRHGGFFGVGEVAGAQAEAVRVPLADGTLYPLPGGADRTLLASLLTLSDVMGTGHHAARVARVGPGKRVAVIGGGAVGLCGVLAAKRLGAAQIILLDRHPERIALAREFGATDVVTERGKEAIERVLALTGGTGVHSVLECVGTDDAMLTSIEVARPGGAVGRVGVPHYAAIPASNSAFFKNVIVGGGPAPARAYIDELLPDVLEGRIEPGRVFDRVIGIDEVPDGYRLMDERRAIKVMIEF, via the coding sequence ATGAAAGCAACGATCATGTTCGGCGCCAAGGAGGTTCGGGTTCAGAACGTTCCCGACGCCACGCTCGTTCAACCGACCGATGCCCTGGTGCGCGTCACCCGTTCCTGTATTTGCGGCAGCGACTTATGGCCCTATCGCGAGCCCGAGCGAAACGAGGCGGGGCAGCGCATCGGCCACGAAGCGATCGGTGTCGTCGAGGCCGTCGGCCGCGACGTGCACAAGGTGAAGGTGGGCGACCTGGTGATCATGCCCTTCGCCTACTCCGACGGTACCTGCGAGTTCTGCGGCGAGGGGCTGCATACGGCCTGCCGGCACGGCGGCTTCTTCGGCGTGGGCGAGGTCGCCGGCGCCCAGGCGGAGGCCGTACGCGTTCCGCTGGCGGACGGCACGCTCTACCCGCTGCCGGGCGGCGCGGATAGAACCCTGCTCGCCTCGCTGCTGACCCTATCCGACGTCATGGGCACCGGACACCATGCCGCCCGCGTGGCGCGCGTCGGCCCCGGCAAGCGTGTCGCCGTCATCGGCGGTGGCGCGGTCGGCCTGTGCGGCGTCCTGGCGGCCAAGCGGCTCGGTGCAGCGCAGATCATCCTGCTCGATCGTCATCCGGAGCGAATCGCGTTGGCACGCGAATTCGGCGCCACCGACGTGGTGACCGAGCGCGGCAAGGAGGCCATCGAGCGCGTGCTGGCGCTGACCGGCGGCACCGGCGTGCACTCGGTGCTCGAATGCGTCGGCACCGACGACGCGATGCTCACCAGCATCGAGGTGGCCCGGCCCGGGGGCGCCGTGGGCCGGGTGGGTGTTCCCCACTACGCGGCGATTCCGGCATCGAACTCGGCATTCTTCAAGAACGTCATCGTCGGCGGCGGGCCTGCGCCCGCGCGCGCCTACATCGACGAGCTGCTGCCCGACGTGCTCGAAGGCCGTATCGAGCCCGGCCGCGTGTTCGACCGCGTGATCGGCATCGACGAGGTGCCCGACGGCTACCGCCTGATGGACGAGCGCCGTGCCATCAAGGTGATGATCGAGTTCTGA
- a CDS encoding alpha/beta hydrolase has product MKMLMLLALAVIGVASIANAETTLDHSKVIPPQQATFAEFPESRSFTSGIKVVQADLSDPAVASILNVEYAKKSGMPLHVHILTPWPFDDGAADRKLPLIVFVQGSAWLKQEMYNLPQLAQMVKRGYIVAIVEYRPSAVAAFPAQITDTKSAIRFLKKNADKYNIDASKIVLWGDSSGGHTALMIAVTLDANQYDDEGQDKDPIALKAVVDYYGPTDISKMNKEPSTWDHMSAKSPEGLFIDGVDVLDNPEKVKPTIPMGYLARDRRLPPMLIVHGSKDRLVPFGQSVMMYDALKKLDKEAVMVQLKGADHGGTPFWSRDMLNLVDDFIRRHL; this is encoded by the coding sequence ATGAAGATGCTGATGCTCTTGGCACTCGCTGTGATCGGGGTCGCTTCGATCGCAAACGCCGAAACGACGCTGGATCACTCCAAGGTCATCCCGCCGCAACAAGCGACATTTGCCGAGTTTCCGGAAAGCCGGTCGTTCACGAGCGGCATCAAAGTCGTCCAGGCGGATCTCTCCGACCCGGCGGTCGCGTCGATTCTCAATGTCGAATACGCGAAGAAGTCAGGCATGCCGTTGCATGTCCACATCCTGACGCCGTGGCCGTTCGACGACGGAGCGGCGGACAGGAAGTTGCCCTTGATCGTGTTCGTTCAGGGCTCGGCCTGGTTGAAGCAGGAGATGTACAACCTGCCTCAGCTGGCGCAAATGGTTAAGCGGGGATACATCGTCGCGATCGTCGAGTACCGGCCGTCTGCCGTCGCCGCCTTTCCGGCGCAGATCACAGATACCAAATCGGCGATTCGCTTCCTGAAGAAGAATGCGGACAAGTACAACATCGACGCCTCGAAGATCGTCCTATGGGGTGATTCATCGGGCGGCCATACCGCGCTGATGATCGCGGTGACTCTCGACGCGAACCAGTACGACGACGAGGGACAGGACAAGGACCCGATCGCGCTGAAGGCGGTGGTTGATTACTACGGGCCCACCGACATCAGCAAGATGAACAAGGAGCCTTCGACCTGGGACCACATGTCGGCCAAGAGCCCGGAGGGTCTCTTCATCGACGGTGTCGACGTGCTGGACAACCCTGAAAAGGTCAAACCCACGATACCCATGGGATATCTCGCCAGGGACCGCCGTCTTCCGCCAATGCTCATCGTTCACGGCAGCAAGGACCGTCTCGTCCCCTTCGGTCAGAGCGTCATGATGTACGACGCTCTGAAGAAGCTCGACAAGGAAGCCGTGATGGTTCAGCTGAAAGGCGCAGACCATGGTGGAACACCGTTCTGGAGCAGGGACATGCTGAACCTGGTCGATGACTTCATTCGAAGGCACCTTTGA
- a CDS encoding IS3 family transposase (programmed frameshift) yields MRKSKFSEEQIIGFLKQAEAGMPVAEICRKGGFSDATFYKWRSKFGGMEASDARRLRELEAENAKLKKLLAEAHLDMHALKSVLGGKALAPQVKREAIARMVEEHHLSERRACRLVGLSRDSYRHPPEADAATRELAGRIVEIAHARRRFGYRRIHDLLRPQFPGVNHKRVWRLYSAANLAVRKRKKMRRPPAERVPLQVASTVNDVWSMDFVSDSLSSGRRLKCLTVADDFSHECVDITVDYGISGEYVTRLLDRAAVFRGYPAAVRTDNGPEFTSRAFIAWTQRHHIRHLLIEPGKPMQNGYIESFNGKFRDECLNEHWFQTLQQARDAIAHWRRDYNEVRPHSSIGRMPPARFAEQHRRHAGGAANQTPAANEIT; encoded by the exons ATGAGGAAGAGCAAGTTCAGCGAGGAACAGATCATCGGGTTTCTCAAGCAGGCCGAGGCCGGTATGCCGGTGGCCGAGATCTGCCGCAAGGGCGGCTTCAGCGACGCGACGTTCTACAAGTGGCGCTCGAAGTTCGGCGGCATGGAGGCGTCGGACGCGCGGCGCCTGCGTGAGCTCGAGGCGGAGAACGCCAAGCTCAAGAAGCTGCTGGCGGAGGCGCACCTGGACATGCACGCGCTCAAGAGCGTCCTCGGGG GTAAAGCGCTAGCCCCACAGGTTAAGCGCGAGGCGATCGCCAGGATGGTCGAGGAGCACCACCTGTCCGAGCGCCGAGCGTGCCGTCTTGTGGGGCTCTCCCGCGACAGCTATCGCCACCCGCCCGAGGCCGACGCCGCCACGCGCGAGCTGGCCGGTCGGATCGTTGAGATCGCCCATGCGCGCCGGCGCTTCGGCTACCGGCGCATCCATGACCTGCTGCGCCCGCAGTTCCCGGGCGTCAACCACAAGCGCGTGTGGCGCCTGTACAGCGCCGCGAACCTGGCCGTGCGCAAGCGCAAGAAGATGCGCCGCCCGCCGGCCGAGCGCGTGCCACTGCAGGTCGCCAGCACCGTCAACGACGTCTGGAGCATGGATTTCGTCAGCGACAGCCTGTCCAGCGGCCGGCGCCTGAAGTGCTTGACCGTGGCTGACGACTTCAGCCACGAGTGCGTCGACATCACGGTCGACTACGGCATCTCGGGCGAGTACGTCACCAGGCTGCTCGACCGTGCGGCTGTGTTCCGCGGCTACCCGGCGGCGGTTAGAACCGACAACGGGCCGGAGTTCACCAGCCGGGCCTTCATCGCATGGACACAGCGCCATCACATCCGGCACCTGCTCATCGAGCCGGGCAAGCCGATGCAGAACGGCTACATCGAGAGCTTCAATGGCAAGTTCCGAGACGAGTGCCTCAACGAGCACTGGTTCCAGACGCTGCAGCAGGCCCGCGACGCCATCGCCCACTGGCGGCGCGACTACAACGAGGTCAGGCCGCACAGCAGCATCGGGCGCATGCCGCCAGCTCGCTTCGCCGAGCAGCACCGCCGGCATGCCGGCGGTGCTGCCAACCAAACCCCAGCAGCCAACGAGATCACGTAA
- the tnpB gene encoding IS66 family insertion sequence element accessory protein TnpB produces the protein MIGLPLGTRVWIGAGVTDMRKGMDGLAALVQMALGEKPFSGDVFVFRGKRGDLIKLLWWSGDGMNLYAKRLERGRFVWPQATSGVVHLSAAQLSMLLEGIDWRRPARTWQPNVAA, from the coding sequence TTGATCGGACTGCCGTTGGGGACGCGGGTGTGGATCGGCGCCGGCGTCACCGACATGCGCAAGGGCATGGACGGGCTGGCGGCCTTGGTGCAGATGGCCCTCGGCGAGAAGCCGTTCTCGGGTGACGTGTTCGTGTTCCGTGGCAAGCGGGGCGATCTGATCAAGTTGCTGTGGTGGAGCGGCGACGGCATGAATTTGTACGCGAAGCGTCTGGAGCGTGGCCGGTTCGTGTGGCCGCAGGCGACCAGCGGTGTCGTGCATCTGTCTGCCGCGCAGCTGTCGATGCTGCTCGAAGGCATCGATTGGCGCCGTCCGGCACGCACCTGGCAACCGAACGTCGCGGCGTAA
- a CDS encoding MFS transporter: protein MCAALSAAILLLAFGHADWVPVAAIVLLGLVYGSIQAVFRSLYASLVPPGQAAEMFGFNAVAGRLSAALGPLVFGVAAALFGSQTWALCLLLLPLAAGAWLLATAGLGGNGIAGDGRADGPRKEG, encoded by the coding sequence ATGTGCGCAGCGCTGTCGGCAGCGATCCTCTTGCTTGCCTTCGGCCATGCCGATTGGGTGCCCGTCGCCGCCATCGTGCTGCTCGGCCTCGTCTATGGATCGATCCAGGCCGTGTTCCGCTCGCTGTACGCCTCGCTCGTGCCGCCCGGCCAGGCGGCGGAGATGTTCGGCTTCAACGCGGTGGCCGGACGTCTGTCGGCGGCGCTCGGACCGCTTGTCTTCGGCGTCGCCGCGGCGCTGTTCGGCAGCCAGACCTGGGCGCTCTGCCTGCTCCTGCTGCCGCTGGCGGCCGGCGCGTGGCTGCTGGCCACCGCCGGCCTGGGGGGGAACGGGATTGCGGGAGACGGCAGAGCCGATGGCCCCCGCAAGGAGGGCTAG
- a CDS encoding aldo/keto reductase, whose translation MKYTHLGRTGLQVSRVALGTMNFGELTGEAASYEIMDTALEAGINLFDTADVYGGPQSPDMEKGFGTSEEIIGRWLAQGGRRDRIVLATKLYQPMGTGPNDRRLSAYHIRRACEASLRRLQTDHIDLYQMHHVDRRTPWEEIWQAMEQLVREGKVTYVGSSNFAGWDIATAQSVARSRNFLGLASEQSLYNLSARTIELEVIPALRYYGIGLLPWSPIGMGLLSGVLRKASEGRKATPLLQMRIEQHRAQLEKYEALCLQLGEEPADVALAWLLHNPAVTAPIVGPRTAEQLTRSLHALEVSLADETLQRLDEIWPGPGGEAPQAYAW comes from the coding sequence ATGAAGTACACACATCTCGGCCGCACCGGACTTCAAGTCAGTCGTGTGGCGCTCGGCACCATGAATTTCGGGGAACTGACGGGGGAAGCCGCCAGCTACGAGATCATGGACACGGCCCTCGAGGCCGGCATCAACCTTTTCGATACTGCGGATGTCTATGGGGGACCGCAGTCTCCAGACATGGAGAAAGGCTTCGGGACCTCCGAGGAGATCATCGGTCGGTGGCTCGCCCAGGGTGGCCGTCGCGACCGAATCGTCCTGGCAACCAAGCTGTACCAGCCGATGGGCACCGGTCCGAACGATCGCCGCCTGTCCGCCTATCACATCCGAAGGGCTTGCGAGGCCAGCCTGCGGCGGCTGCAGACCGACCACATCGATCTCTATCAGATGCACCACGTCGATCGACGAACCCCGTGGGAAGAGATCTGGCAGGCGATGGAGCAGCTGGTTCGCGAGGGCAAGGTGACGTATGTCGGAAGCAGCAACTTCGCCGGTTGGGACATCGCCACTGCGCAGAGCGTGGCCAGGTCGCGCAACTTCCTTGGCCTGGCGTCGGAGCAGAGCCTCTACAACCTCAGCGCTCGCACCATCGAGCTCGAGGTCATCCCGGCGCTGCGGTATTACGGTATCGGCCTCCTGCCCTGGAGCCCGATCGGCATGGGGCTCCTGAGCGGCGTGCTTCGCAAGGCAAGCGAAGGGCGCAAGGCCACGCCATTGCTGCAGATGCGGATCGAGCAGCATCGCGCACAACTCGAGAAGTACGAGGCGCTCTGCCTGCAGCTGGGTGAGGAACCTGCCGACGTCGCGCTGGCTTGGCTGCTGCACAACCCTGCTGTCACGGCTCCGATCGTCGGGCCGCGCACGGCGGAGCAGCTCACCCGAAGTCTGCATGCATTGGAGGTCTCTCTCGCGGACGAGACGCTCCAGCGGCTTGACGAAATCTGGCCTGGACCCGGCGGGGAAGCGCCACAGGCATACGCCTGGTAG
- a CDS encoding LysR family transcriptional regulator: MDSSQRVRGILSFVQAADAGSFSAAARALGISAAAVSKNVAGLEKSLGVRLMNRTTRTLNLTEEGAAFLRQARIALEALDQAADAVTAHRAAPAGRVRISTSVGFGREQLTPALPGLLARYPGLVVEVDFDDRMVDLVHDRYDLALRGGRIIDSSLVSRPICQFRLVLVASPAYLADAGVPRTSGDLARHRLLTRRFLGGRVSPWNFRAQDGSISTMDTEGAVLTLSSPEALTQAAVEGAGIAEVGLHHAWKHLRTGGLKVLLLDAHHPGSYEMTLQYPHRALVAPRVRVTVEYLLDTFSKCAELHVPLKALRGYAA; this comes from the coding sequence ATGGATTCTTCACAGCGAGTTCGCGGCATCCTGTCGTTCGTTCAGGCGGCCGACGCGGGCAGCTTCTCAGCAGCCGCGCGCGCCCTCGGCATTTCGGCGGCCGCCGTCAGCAAGAACGTCGCGGGGCTCGAGAAGTCTCTGGGAGTGCGCCTGATGAATCGCACCACGCGCACGTTGAACCTGACGGAAGAGGGCGCGGCCTTTCTGCGTCAGGCTCGTATCGCGCTGGAGGCGCTGGACCAAGCCGCCGATGCCGTGACGGCCCATCGGGCCGCTCCGGCCGGACGCGTGCGCATCTCGACGAGCGTGGGCTTCGGTCGCGAGCAGCTGACCCCTGCGCTGCCCGGGCTGCTGGCACGCTATCCCGGCTTGGTGGTCGAGGTGGACTTCGACGATCGCATGGTCGACCTCGTGCACGATCGGTACGATCTGGCGCTGCGCGGCGGGCGCATCATCGACTCATCCCTCGTATCGCGGCCGATCTGCCAGTTCCGTCTGGTGCTGGTCGCTTCGCCTGCTTATCTTGCCGACGCAGGCGTGCCACGCACTTCAGGGGACCTGGCCCGGCATCGGCTGCTCACACGGCGCTTCCTGGGTGGCCGTGTCTCACCTTGGAACTTTCGGGCTCAGGACGGCAGCATTTCCACGATGGACACGGAGGGTGCGGTGCTGACCCTGTCGTCCCCGGAAGCGCTCACGCAGGCAGCCGTGGAGGGTGCGGGCATCGCAGAGGTGGGCCTACACCACGCCTGGAAGCATCTGCGCACCGGTGGGCTGAAGGTGTTGCTGCTGGACGCGCACCATCCAGGCAGCTACGAGATGACCCTGCAGTATCCGCATCGAGCGCTGGTCGCGCCGAGAGTGCGCGTAACCGTCGAGTATCTGCTCGACACATTCTCGAAGTGTGCGGAGCTGCATGTACCGTTGAAGGCGCTTCGGGGCTACGCGGCATGA
- a CDS encoding type II toxin-antitoxin system RelE/ParE family toxin, with product MTLITRCNTIFPVAIRTFKCADTEALFQLRRVARFANIERPALRKLKQLDLAKRIEDLRAPPANRLEQLKGDREGQWSLRVNDQFRICFRWTGSDAEDVEIVDYH from the coding sequence TTGACGTTAATCACGCGATGCAATACTATTTTCCCAGTGGCGATCAGGACGTTCAAGTGTGCCGACACCGAAGCGCTCTTTCAGTTGCGCCGGGTGGCGCGCTTCGCCAACATCGAGCGCCCGGCGCTGCGTAAGTTGAAGCAGCTCGACCTGGCGAAACGGATCGAGGACTTGCGCGCGCCGCCGGCGAACCGGTTGGAGCAGCTGAAGGGCGATCGCGAGGGCCAGTGGAGCCTGCGGGTGAACGATCAGTTCCGCATCTGCTTTCGCTGGACGGGCAGCGATGCCGAAGACGTCGAGATCGTGGACTATCACTGA
- a CDS encoding MBL fold metallo-hydrolase: protein MRRWRWRMALGLSMLVAAMALGSCAYLQHPKFGKLPEGERQARIEQSPNFENGEFRNLVATPMFADDRGFASVLVSNLLSRAERLQPDAPLPSVKTDLMALDGGSDTVIWLGHSTYFVQIGGKKILIDPVFSRSAAPVSFSTQAFDGTSLYTANDMPEIDYLLITHDHWDHLDHATVTALEPKVRKVVTGLGVGAYFEHWGYTRAKIDEADWFASLEVDDGLAIHVLPARHYSGRLLTRNRTLWIGFVLEHGGRRILFSGDTGYGPHFATIARRFSGFDLVALDMGQYDARWPYIHMTPEEAAKAAEDLGARALLPAHVGRFSIARHAWDEPFERIAAASDGKGFRLLTPMIGEPIHLADTQQRFAHWWRDDVPIASTRSNGTQ, encoded by the coding sequence ATGCGCAGATGGCGGTGGAGGATGGCGCTCGGTCTGTCGATGCTCGTCGCGGCCATGGCCCTGGGTTCGTGCGCCTACCTGCAGCACCCGAAGTTCGGGAAGCTTCCTGAAGGTGAGCGCCAGGCGAGGATCGAGCAGTCGCCGAACTTCGAGAATGGCGAGTTCCGCAACCTGGTCGCCACGCCCATGTTCGCGGACGACCGCGGCTTTGCTTCGGTCCTCGTCAGCAATCTGCTGAGCCGAGCGGAGCGCCTGCAGCCAGACGCGCCCCTGCCGTCGGTGAAGACGGACCTCATGGCGCTGGATGGCGGCAGCGACACGGTGATCTGGCTCGGCCACTCGACCTACTTCGTGCAAATCGGCGGCAAGAAGATCCTGATCGATCCGGTCTTCAGTCGCTCGGCTGCACCGGTCTCGTTCTCGACGCAAGCCTTCGACGGGACCTCGCTTTACACGGCCAACGACATGCCGGAGATCGACTACCTGCTCATCACCCACGATCACTGGGACCACCTGGATCATGCGACAGTGACTGCCCTGGAACCCAAGGTGAGAAAGGTCGTCACCGGGCTTGGCGTCGGCGCCTACTTCGAACACTGGGGCTACACGAGAGCGAAGATCGACGAGGCCGACTGGTTCGCCAGTCTGGAGGTGGACGACGGCCTCGCCATTCATGTGCTGCCGGCCCGTCATTACTCGGGACGCCTGCTGACCCGGAACCGGACCCTGTGGATCGGCTTCGTGTTGGAGCACGGCGGCCGGCGAATCCTGTTCAGTGGCGATACTGGCTATGGGCCGCACTTCGCCACCATCGCCCGACGGTTCTCCGGATTCGACCTCGTCGCGCTGGACATGGGCCAATACGACGCGCGCTGGCCGTACATCCATATGACTCCGGAAGAGGCCGCGAAAGCTGCAGAGGACCTGGGCGCCAGGGCTCTGCTTCCCGCGCATGTCGGCAGGTTCAGTATCGCCCGGCACGCGTGGGACGAGCCGTTCGAGCGCATCGCGGCGGCGAGCGACGGCAAGGGCTTCCGGCTGCTGACCCCGATGATCGGCGAGCCTATTCACCTCGCGGACACGCAGCAGCGCTTCGCCCACTGGTGGCGAGACGACGTTCCGATCGCTTCGACCCGATCGAACGGAACGCAGTAG
- a CDS encoding transposase, with protein MATGGLQRVSRKGRPNHPLEFKRRLAQAACLPGISVAKLAQEHRINVNMLFKWRRQYRAGKFGAIDQEVAVVVSTPPPAAPFQLLPVIESVAPVLANAGDRHARPEDGIEVMFPVATIRVGRAADPALLRTVLDCLARRR; from the coding sequence ATGGCGACAGGGGGGTTGCAGCGGGTATCGCGGAAGGGACGGCCGAACCATCCGCTGGAGTTCAAGCGGCGGTTGGCGCAGGCGGCGTGCCTGCCAGGGATCTCGGTGGCGAAGCTGGCGCAGGAGCACCGGATTAACGTCAACATGCTGTTCAAATGGCGCCGCCAGTACCGAGCAGGGAAGTTCGGCGCGATCGATCAGGAAGTCGCGGTGGTGGTATCAACGCCACCGCCGGCGGCGCCGTTCCAGTTGCTCCCGGTGATCGAATCGGTGGCGCCGGTGCTCGCGAATGCCGGCGATCGGCATGCACGTCCGGAGGACGGCATCGAAGTGATGTTTCCGGTGGCAACGATACGCGTCGGCCGTGCCGCTGATCCGGCGCTGCTGCGGACGGTACTGGACTGCCTGGCGAGACGACGTTGA
- a CDS encoding NADPH-dependent F420 reductase: MKVGILGSSDVAKSLARGFLKEGHEVMLGSREPGKLAPWVRETGKGASSGTFADTAKFGELVVLAVQGTKSVEAIRAAGVDSFKGKVVIDATNPLDITAGAPPRLVGGLGTSGGEIIQEALPGAFVVKGFNTVGNAHFYKPQFAGGPPDMFVCGDDEEAKEQVSRICRDFGWNPIDIGGIALAHYLEATAMVWIITAFTGGHWNQAFKLLRR, encoded by the coding sequence ATGAAAGTGGGAATTCTCGGATCAAGCGATGTCGCCAAGTCGCTCGCTCGTGGCTTCCTGAAGGAAGGTCACGAGGTCATGTTGGGCTCGCGGGAGCCGGGAAAGCTGGCGCCCTGGGTGCGCGAGACAGGCAAAGGCGCATCCAGCGGAACGTTTGCCGACACGGCCAAGTTTGGCGAACTCGTCGTGCTCGCAGTCCAGGGCACCAAGTCCGTGGAGGCGATCAGGGCGGCGGGAGTGGACAGTTTCAAAGGCAAGGTCGTCATCGACGCCACGAATCCCCTGGACATCACCGCGGGAGCTCCGCCCAGACTCGTTGGCGGGCTCGGCACTTCCGGCGGCGAGATCATCCAAGAGGCTTTGCCCGGGGCGTTTGTCGTCAAGGGCTTCAATACCGTGGGGAACGCGCACTTCTACAAGCCGCAGTTTGCGGGCGGCCCGCCGGACATGTTCGTTTGCGGCGACGATGAAGAAGCGAAGGAGCAGGTCTCGCGCATCTGCAGGGACTTCGGCTGGAATCCCATCGACATCGGCGGCATCGCCCTCGCGCACTACCTCGAAGCGACTGCCATGGTCTGGATCATCACTGCCTTCACGGGCGGTCATTGGAATCAGGCGTTCAAGCTGTTGAGAAGGTGA